The sequence below is a genomic window from Planctomycetota bacterium.
AACGTAGATGGCGGGCGAAGAGGTGTCAAGCGAAACGTCTCCGAGCCCTCACGGCGGGCAGCAGGACGCCGGCGGCTGCGCCAGACGCGCTTCGAGGAACCGCAGCACCGGACCGACGATCTCCAGAAGCAGCGGCGACCCACCCAGCCACACCGCCAGTTCCAGCGCCTCGCGGATCTCCTCGGCCGTTGCACCGTGCGCGAGCGCCTTGTTCGTCTCCAGGACAGCGCGCTGCGGTTCGCGCCCCGTGACGGCCGTCGCCAGGGCCATCAGATACTTGTATTTGAGCGGAATCGCGCCCTCGCGTCCCCAGATGCGGCCGTGATAGTCGGCGATGAGCCGGCCGAACTCCGGGCCCAGCCGCTCCGCCAACGAGACGCCCGGGCACTTCTTCCCCGCCACGAAGCCGGCACAAGATTTCTTCTTTTCACAGTTCATTGCATGGTCTCCATGTTTTAGCCGTGGATGAGCGGCGGGAGGCACCGCACGCACACCCATTTCGATTCGCCGTTCGTCCGGCACGGGAAAAGGACCGCCTCCGTCTCGCTCGCGCCGCAGCGGAAACATTTTTCCTGGAGGAGGGTCTTTCCGCGCTCGGCCTCGCGCTCGCGGGCCGCCTCGGCGTCGAATGCCGGGGCCTCGCGCTCCTCGATCGAGAGCGCACCCGTCGGGCAGACGCCCAGGCAGAACCCGGCCCCGTCACACAATTCCTCGCGGACGACGCGGGCCTTCCCGTCCACGAGTTCAATGGCCCCCTCCGCGCACGGCGTGACGCACACCCCGCACCCGTTGCAGAGCCGCTCGTCAATTTTGACGATCTTTCGTTTCACTGTCCTGGTCGCCGCCATCCGCCTGCCTCCTTTGTTCCGGATCCCACCCTCATGATAGGCCGCGCCCCCGTGGCAGGCTTTGACGCAGGTCAAGTCGTGGCATTTTTGCCAGCAGGGATTCTCGGGGGCGGAAAGGGGCAATCGGCTCAGTCGGCCTCGGGCGTGAAACCGCTGGCCAGGGCCTGGAGGCCCGCGGGATTGCGAAGCGTCAGCACCGGGCCGTCCACTTCCACCAGGTCGAGGGCGGCGAGGCGTCCGAGGGCCCGGCTCAGGGTTTCCGGGGCAATCCCGAGGTGGTGCGCGAGTTCCCCCTTCGCCAGGTCGAGCCGCACTTGGGCGCCCTTCTCCAGCGCGACGCCCTTGCGGCGCGCCAGGTCCGTCACGTACCGCGCGAGCCGGCCCGAGACGCCGCTCAGGGCGAGTTGCCCGACGAGCCCGGCCAACTGGTGGCAAAGGCGCGCGAGCGACGTGATCAGCCCGGCCGCAAGGGCCGGGTTCCGCCCCAGTTCCTTCAGGAACGCCCCCCGCGGGAAGAAGGCAAGCCGGCTCTCGGAGAGCGTCTCGGCGAACGCGGGGAAAGAGTCGCCCGCGAACATTGCCGCTTCGGCGAACGCTTGGCCCGGCCCGAACGCGTGCAGGATCTGCTGCCGCCCGTCCGGCGCCAGTTTGTACACCTTCACCTTTCCATCCAGTACGACGTAGAAGCCGTCGGCCGGTTCGCCCTGGCGAAAGAGGACCTGGCCGGCCGGGACGCGCCGCTCGACGGCCAGCCGCCCCACGGACTCGCGCGCGGCCTTATCGAGCCCCGCAAACAGCGCCACGTGCTTGAGCATCTCGGCGATGGCCATACGGCTGTTGTACTCGGCGGGAATGGCGGGGTCAACAGGAGGCTCAGTTGGCCCGCGGGTGGGCCGACTCGTAAATCTCCTTCAGCCGGCCGGCCGTGACGTGCGTGTAGATTTGGGTCGTCGAGAGGCTTCGGTGGCCCAGGAGTTCCTGGACGGCCCGCAGGTCGGCCCCGCGCTCGAGCATGTGGGTGGCGAATGAGTGGCGCAGGGTGTGCGGCGAAACCTTCGGGTCGAGACCGGCGATCGCGAGGTACTTCGACAGTTTCCTCCGGACGCTCCGGGTGCTCAGGCGTCGCCCGTGGCGGTTGACGAAGACGGCTTTCTTATCGATGGGTCCGGCGTCGGCCCGGGCCGCCAGGTATCGCTCGAGCGCCCGCAGGGCGTAGGACCCGAGCGGCGCGAGGCGCTCGCGTTTCCCTTTGCCGCGAACCCGGACCACTTCGCCGATCGGATCGACGTGCTCGAGGTCCATCGCCACAAGTTCCGAGACGCGCATGCCGGTGGAGTAGAGCACCTCGAGGATCGCGGCGTCGCGCAGAGCGAGCAAGTCGTCGCCCTTCGTCGCGGCGAGCAGGCGTTCGACTTCGCCGGGCTGGAGGAACTTCGGGAGCCGGCGTTCCTGTCGCGGCGTGCGGATGAGTTTGACGGGGTTGCGGGAGACTTCGCCAGAGCGGGCGAGGAACTTGTAGAACGAGCGGAGCGTCGCGAGTTTCCGCGCGACGGTCGCCCGGCTGTAGTCGGCCCGCTTCAGTTCCGCCAGGTACCGCCTCAGGTCCAGCGGCGCCACCTTTCGGATCCGCTCGGAAACTTCGCGCTCGTCGAGGCCGTCTTCCGGGGCGCCGTTGCAGAGAAACTCGGCGAACTGCGCCAGGTCAGCCGTGTAGCAGCGCACCGTGTGCACCGAGAAATTGCGCTCGTGCTCGATGTACGTCAAGAATTTCTGAAACAAGGGATTTGCCATCGTTCGGCGTTCAATCCTCGGTTTGGTCCTCGCCTTCGACCGAACGGCTCACGAGGTGCTGGTTGATTTGGCGCGAGAGGACGGCGGCGTCGAACCAGTCGAAATCCAGGTCCGGGTTCTCGGCCCAGTGCATCAACTGCGCGATGGCCGCTTCCTCGTCCCCCGGGCCGCAACGCACGAGAAACCGTTCCCGTCCCTTCATCAGGGAAACCTGGTACGCCTCCCTCGCTTTCGTCACGGGATACGACCCTCCGCTGCCTGCCGGGGCGCAGCACGGGCGACCTCGCCACAAGGGATTATCGGCAGGCGCGGCCTGCGGGGTTTACGCGAATCCGCTTCCCGGGGGCCCCGGCGGAGTTTGGCGTTGACAGCCTGCAAGGCCCGCGCCTACACTCGCCGACGCCGGTTCTTATCCTTTAGGGGACTTCCGTGGCCGATCTGGCCGCCCGATTTCGCGACGTTTTCGGCGACTCCGGGCCCGTGCGGGTGGTCCGCGCTCCCGGCCGGGTGAACCTCATCGGCGAGCACACGGACTATAGCGGCGGCTTCGTGATGCCGATGGCGCTCGACCGGGCCGTCCGCATCGCCCTCGTGCCGCACGACCGGCCCGTCGTTGCGCTCTGGTCGGTCCAGTTTGACGAGCGGGCGGAGTTCCGTCTGGGGGAGGCGGAGCCTGCCGGAGCGCCGCACTGGCTCCGCTACCCGATCCGGGTAGCCGAGGTCCTCGCGGAGGAGGGGATTGTGCTTCGCGGATTCCGGGCCGTCGTGGACGGCGACGTGCCGGTCGGCTCGGGCCTGTCGTCGAGCGCGGCCTATGAAGTGGCGTCGGCGCTGGCGCTGCTGGTGGCGGCCCGGCCGGACGTGCCCGCCGCGCCGGCCGCCGTTCTTGCCGAGGCGCACGGTCTGTCGGCGGAGCGCCTGGCCGAGTTGTGCCAGGAGGCGGAGCACCGGGTCGGCGTCCGCTGCGGCATCATGGACCAGTTCGTCAGCCTTCACGGCCGGGCGGGGCACGCGCTGGTGCTCGATTGCCGCGACCTTTCGTTTGAGGCCGTCCCGCTC
It includes:
- a CDS encoding Crp/Fnr family transcriptional regulator, whose translation is MAIAEMLKHVALFAGLDKAARESVGRLAVERRVPAGQVLFRQGEPADGFYVVLDGKVKVYKLAPDGRQQILHAFGPGQAFAEAAMFAGDSFPAFAETLSESRLAFFPRGAFLKELGRNPALAAGLITSLARLCHQLAGLVGQLALSGVSGRLARYVTDLARRKGVALEKGAQVRLDLAKGELAHHLGIAPETLSRALGRLAALDLVEVDGPVLTLRNPAGLQALASGFTPEAD
- the xerC gene encoding tyrosine recombinase XerC; the protein is MANPLFQKFLTYIEHERNFSVHTVRCYTADLAQFAEFLCNGAPEDGLDEREVSERIRKVAPLDLRRYLAELKRADYSRATVARKLATLRSFYKFLARSGEVSRNPVKLIRTPRQERRLPKFLQPGEVERLLAATKGDDLLALRDAAILEVLYSTGMRVSELVAMDLEHVDPIGEVVRVRGKGKRERLAPLGSYALRALERYLAARADAGPIDKKAVFVNRHGRRLSTRSVRRKLSKYLAIAGLDPKVSPHTLRHSFATHMLERGADLRAVQELLGHRSLSTTQIYTHVTAGRLKEIYESAHPRAN
- a CDS encoding carboxymuconolactone decarboxylase family protein; amino-acid sequence: MNCEKKKSCAGFVAGKKCPGVSLAERLGPEFGRLIADYHGRIWGREGAIPLKYKYLMALATAVTGREPQRAVLETNKALAHGATAEEIREALELAVWLGGSPLLLEIVGPVLRFLEARLAQPPASCCPP
- a CDS encoding ferredoxin codes for the protein MAATRTVKRKIVKIDERLCNGCGVCVTPCAEGAIELVDGKARVVREELCDGAGFCLGVCPTGALSIEEREAPAFDAEAAREREAERGKTLLQEKCFRCGASETEAVLFPCRTNGESKWVCVRCLPPLIHG